From Acidimicrobiales bacterium, one genomic window encodes:
- a CDS encoding peroxidase-related enzyme (This protein belongs to a clade of uncharacterized proteins related to peroxidases such as the alkylhydroperoxidase AhpD.): MPWIDTVPDDQWDDDLAPLHSQVVDRDLGRVDNIMAIHSLNPRGLAAHNALYGSAMAGTATLRKVERELVAYVVSLENHCHYUMVHHRRGLRRLLKDDALLVAIEADWRSADLGPKRRAMLDYAVKLTLAPGEMVAADVAALRAVGFGDRDILDICEVTAYYAYVNRIADGLGVDLEDWYPPEPD, encoded by the coding sequence ATGCCGTGGATTGACACCGTGCCAGACGACCAGTGGGATGACGACCTTGCCCCTCTTCACTCCCAGGTGGTCGATCGCGACCTGGGCCGCGTCGACAACATCATGGCGATTCACTCGCTCAACCCCCGCGGCTTGGCGGCCCACAACGCTCTGTACGGGTCGGCGATGGCGGGCACAGCGACACTCCGAAAGGTCGAGCGCGAGTTAGTCGCCTACGTGGTCAGCCTCGAGAACCACTGCCATTACTGAATGGTCCACCATCGGCGCGGTCTGCGCCGGCTGCTGAAGGACGACGCACTGCTGGTCGCCATCGAGGCCGACTGGCGCTCGGCCGACCTGGGGCCCAAGCGTCGGGCGATGTTGGACTACGCGGTCAAGTTGACGCTGGCGCCGGGCGAGATGGTCGCCGCCGATGTCGCAGCCCTTCGGGCGGTCGGCTTCGGCGACCGCGACATCCTCGACATCTGCGAGGTCACCGCCTATTACGCGTACGTCAACCGCATCGCCGATGGTCTGGGCGTCGACCTCGAAGACTGGTACCCACCCGAGCCCGACTGA